One stretch of Excalfactoria chinensis isolate bCotChi1 chromosome 2, bCotChi1.hap2, whole genome shotgun sequence DNA includes these proteins:
- the SLC7A13 gene encoding solute carrier family 7 member 13, protein MGRGKRSDPKDVKRKEKTKMQLKRRIGCFDGVSFIIGSIVGAGIFVSPTGVLKHSLLNVGVALTIWTASGLVSLMGSLCYAELGTALPFSGGEYSHIKRGLGSLPAFVFIWTSTFTKPASNAARALLFAEYATQPFYGICPAPEVLKKCLALAVLWSLGILNGLSVKVAAWVQTVFTLLKMMALSVIAVGGVVLLVGGRKENLARFEDMFGSEMPNVSQIAEAFFQGLYAYGGWWSLNYMAEEMKNPSRNIPLTVMTAVPAVIVFYLLVNISYLTVLTPKEIVSSVAVAVTWADRVIPSVAWIIPLSVAISIFGALNSSMFTLGRLSYAGSQSGHLPVLISMLNVHTCTPAPAMIFSTTIASIFIIPSDLIMLTNYFGFSAWLMIGLTCASLIVLRYREPNLHRPYKVFLPVPFVMVAMSFFLVLAPIVWSPNMQYFYAFLFMLGSLIVYFPFVHFKLHFAFLDKITCYLQLLLEVSPPECSDESKYE, encoded by the exons atgggaagaggaaagagaagtgaTCCCAAAgatgtgaaaagaaaagaaaaaaccaagATGCAACTCAAACGAAGAATAGGTTGTTTTGATGGGGTAAGTTTTATTATCGGCTCAATAGTTGGGGCAGGGATCTTTGTGTCTCCCACAGGGGTGTTAAAGCATTCCCTGCTTAATGTTGGTGTTGCATTAACGATCTGGACTGCTTCTGGACTAGTTTCTCTTATGGGTTCCCTCTGCTATGCAGAGCTGGGCACTGCTCTGCCATTTTCTGGAGGGGAATACAGCCATATTAAAAGAGGCCTTGGATCCCTACCTGCCTTTGTGTTCATCTGGACATCAACGTTTACCAAGCCAGCATCAAATGCTGCCCGAGCCTTGCTATTCGCTGAATATGCTACCCAGCCCTTCTATGGCATTTGCCCTGCACCAGAAGTGCTGAAGAAATGCTTGGCTTTGGCTGTCCTCTGGTCACTGGGGATTCTGAATGGACTCAGTGTCAAAGTGGCTGCATGGGTGCAGACGGTGTTCACCCTCCTGAAGATGATGGCGTTGTCTGTAATTGCTGTTGGTGGCGTAGTTCTGCTCGTtggtggaaggaaggagaacCTCGCCAGGTTTGAGGACATGTTTGGCTCAGAGATGCCCAATGTGTCACAGATCGCTGAAGCCTTTTTCCAAGGACTGTATGCCTATGGTGGTTGGTGGTCCCTCAATTATATGGCAG AGGAGATGAAAAACCCTAGCAGAAATATCCCTTTAACTGTGATGACAGCTGTTCCCGCAGTAATTGTGTTTTACTTACTGGTAAACATCTCATATCTGACTGTCCTCACACCAAAGGAAATTGTCTCCTCAG ttgCTGTGGCAGTAACTTGGGCTGATCGAGTGATCCCCTCTGTTGCCTGGATCATTCCTCTCTCCGTTGCTATCTCGATATTTGGTGCCCTCAACAGCAGCATGTTCACATTGGGTCGATTAAGCTATGCTGGAAGTCAGTCAGGACATTTACCTGTTTTAATATCCATGCTTAACGTCCATACTTGTACTCCAGCACCAGCCATGATTTTTTCAACCACCATTGCATCCATTTTTATCATCCCCTCTGACCTTATTATGTTAACAAATTACTTTGGATTTTCTGCCTGGCTTATGATTGGATTGACTTGTGCAAGCCTGATTGTACTTCGATACCGAGAACCTAACCTACATCGACCATACAAA gtGTTTCTACCGGTTCCGTTTGTGATGGTGGCCATGTCATTCTTCTTAGTTTTAGCTCCTATTGTCTGGTCTCCAAATATGcaatatttttatgcttttttgtttATGCTGGGGAGTcttattgtttattttccttttgtacattttaaattgcattttgcatttttggaTAAAATTACTTGCTACTTGCAGCTACTGCTGGAAGTTTCTCCTCCTGAATGTTCTGATGAGAGTAAATATGAATAA